Proteins from a genomic interval of Flammeovirgaceae bacterium SG7u.111:
- a CDS encoding tetratricopeptide repeat protein, producing the protein MTKKVAVSTFLCVLLIMPLVSSAQTEDQIIFLNPKTVVFKGDTLKIADLSPSQKEEVEAQKKVVATEAYQVAVAHLSNGINRLALSELNKAVALNPVYPEAYLVRGCLLADQGQTAKARNDFDRAIELNTTLPGVYLGRALLSFNAAQWQPAIDDLTKEIGNEQRKLDALAYRSKAYAQIGEFEKAVVDLDSLLRYDADNWELIAEKGAYLLKANKIDEAKAFIDLAVEKSKNSPKALFQKALLYYGQGEREEAIKAFQLTIENDSSHYQAAYLLGKCYFDNLEFEKAMGAFDKAIAINPNYAEAYNGRASVKSKNGDFEGAVQDSDQAISLAPNMAEAYLNRGNIREMLRDEEGACADWQKAVEMGIEQASPYVKENCQAKKK; encoded by the coding sequence ATGACAAAAAAAGTAGCTGTTTCCACTTTTCTCTGTGTACTGTTGATAATGCCTTTGGTGAGTTCGGCACAGACCGAAGACCAGATCATTTTTTTGAACCCCAAAACGGTGGTCTTCAAGGGCGATACCCTCAAAATAGCTGACCTTTCCCCCTCTCAAAAAGAAGAAGTTGAAGCCCAAAAGAAAGTAGTTGCTACAGAAGCTTACCAAGTGGCAGTTGCCCATCTTTCCAATGGTATCAACCGCTTGGCTCTTTCAGAGCTGAATAAGGCTGTGGCTTTGAACCCGGTTTATCCAGAAGCGTATTTGGTGCGTGGCTGCCTTTTGGCAGACCAAGGGCAAACGGCTAAAGCAAGAAACGATTTTGATAGGGCAATCGAGTTAAATACTACTTTACCAGGTGTTTATTTGGGCAGGGCTTTGCTTAGCTTTAATGCTGCGCAATGGCAACCAGCCATTGATGACCTTACCAAAGAAATCGGCAATGAGCAAAGAAAGCTCGATGCATTAGCGTACCGTTCCAAAGCGTATGCCCAAATAGGCGAGTTTGAAAAAGCGGTTGTCGATTTGGACAGCCTACTGCGCTACGATGCCGACAACTGGGAATTGATAGCCGAAAAGGGTGCTTATCTTTTGAAGGCTAACAAGATAGACGAAGCAAAGGCTTTTATCGATTTGGCTGTAGAAAAATCGAAGAATTCCCCTAAAGCACTTTTCCAAAAAGCATTGTTGTATTACGGACAAGGCGAGAGAGAAGAAGCCATCAAAGCTTTTCAACTTACCATCGAAAATGATTCTTCTCATTATCAAGCAGCGTATTTGTTGGGCAAATGCTATTTTGATAATTTGGAGTTTGAAAAAGCGATGGGAGCATTTGATAAAGCGATTGCCATAAACCCGAATTATGCCGAAGCTTACAATGGAAGGGCTTCTGTAAAATCCAAAAATGGAGATTTTGAAGGTGCGGTCCAAGATAGCGATCAAGCAATTAGTTTAGCGCCAAACATGGCGGAGGCATATTTGAACAGGGGAAATATTCGGGAAATGCTTCGGGATGAAGAAGGGGCTTGTGCCGACTGGCAAAAAGCGGTGGAAATGGGTATAGAACAAGCATCTCCTTATGTGAAGGAGAATTGCCAAGCTAAGAAAAAATAG
- a CDS encoding NADH-quinone oxidoreductase subunit D, with translation MKKEIQYIFEKDNLHKSEPNLYSEGNIESHEMVLNFGPQHPSTHGVLRLEVLTDGEIIVDVVPHMGYLHRCFEKHAESLTFQQTIPYVDRMDYVAAMNSEHIYAMGVEKMLGITDKIPKRVEYIRVLVAELNRLASHFVAVGTYGIDIGAVTPFLWLMRDREHILRLLEWASGARMLYNYIWIGGLYYDLPIKFEERCREFSAYLRPKLDELKEVLINNKIFIERTANVGVLPLDMAINYGVTGPMLRGSGLKYDLRKVDAYSVYPELEFDVPVGKGEMGTKGDCWDRTYVRVMELYESLNIIDQCLERLQGDLKRTKEFDPRAAVPKKLWAKGGDFYHRGEGPKGELGFFFRTQKNKDIPWRVKARSCSFVNLSVLTELSRGTMLSDMVAIIGSFDIVMGEVDR, from the coding sequence ATGAAAAAAGAGATACAATATATATTCGAGAAAGACAATCTCCACAAATCAGAACCGAACCTCTACTCCGAAGGAAATATAGAATCCCACGAGATGGTGTTGAATTTTGGTCCACAGCACCCTTCTACCCACGGTGTTTTACGCTTGGAAGTACTTACCGATGGGGAGATCATAGTTGATGTAGTTCCCCACATGGGTTACTTGCACCGCTGCTTCGAGAAACACGCCGAATCGCTTACTTTCCAGCAAACTATCCCTTATGTAGACCGAATGGACTATGTAGCAGCCATGAATTCGGAACATATCTACGCCATGGGCGTGGAAAAAATGTTGGGTATTACCGATAAAATTCCGAAGCGTGTAGAATATATCCGAGTACTGGTAGCTGAACTCAATCGCTTGGCATCCCACTTTGTGGCGGTAGGCACGTATGGGATTGACATAGGCGCAGTAACCCCATTTTTATGGCTTATGCGTGACAGGGAGCACATTTTGCGCCTGCTCGAATGGGCTAGCGGGGCACGGATGCTCTATAATTATATATGGATTGGCGGTTTGTATTACGACCTTCCCATAAAATTTGAAGAGCGTTGCCGTGAATTTTCTGCTTACCTCCGCCCAAAATTGGACGAGCTAAAAGAGGTACTCATCAACAATAAGATTTTTATAGAGCGAACTGCAAATGTGGGCGTTTTACCCCTAGATATGGCAATAAACTATGGGGTAACAGGTCCAATGCTCCGTGGCTCTGGCTTAAAATATGATCTTCGGAAAGTAGATGCCTATTCTGTCTACCCCGAACTAGAATTTGATGTTCCGGTAGGAAAAGGGGAAATGGGCACAAAAGGCGATTGCTGGGACAGAACCTATGTCCGAGTAATGGAACTTTACGAATCCCTCAACATCATAGACCAATGCCTCGAAAGGCTCCAAGGCGACCTAAAAAGGACAAAGGAATTTGACCCGAGAGCAGCCGTCCCCAAAAAGCTTTGGGCAAAAGGAGGGGATTTCTACCACAGGGGCGAAGGACCAAAAGGTGAACTTGGATTCTTTTTCCGAACCCAAAAAAACAAGGATATCCCTTGGCGAGTGAAAGCACGGTCTTGCAGTTTTGTGAACCTTTCGGTACTTACAGAACTCTCACGAGGAACTATGCTCTCCGACATGGTCGCCATCATAGGCTCTTTCGATATCGTAATGGGTGAGGTTGACAGGTAA